The Pyrodictium delaneyi genome contains a region encoding:
- a CDS encoding CBS domain-containing protein — MSPEEVPPEELRISDVMTVNVITSKPEETVVEAARKMAENDVGSVVVVDEKGTILGIVTEGDIVRRVVARGLDPSKTVVRDIMTQNPVTIYEDATLAAAAEYMREKGIGHLPVVNEHGRLVGIISRSDIVRLAPSLIEVLYIRRGEEGQA, encoded by the coding sequence TTGAGCCCGGAGGAGGTTCCTCCTGAGGAGCTGCGCATATCTGACGTGATGACTGTAAACGTAATTACATCTAAGCCTGAAGAGACTGTTGTAGAAGCAGCCCGAAAGATGGCTGAAAACGATGTAGGTAGTGTAGTAGTTGTCGACGAGAAGGGAACCATACTCGGGATAGTAACGGAAGGCGATATAGTACGCCGTGTGGTGGCACGTGGCCTTGATCCTTCAAAAACTGTGGTTCGCGACATAATGACCCAAAACCCGGTCACTATATACGAGGATGCAACACTTGCTGCTGCAGCAGAATACATGAGAGAGAAGGGTATAGGTCACCTGCCGGTGGTTAATGAACATGGTAGACTCGTCGGTATAATATCTCGTAGCGATATAGTCCGGCTTGCACCGAGCCTCATAGAAGTCCTCTACATCCGCAGAGGAGAAGAAGGACAGGCTTAG
- a CDS encoding CBS domain-containing protein, whose translation MVRGCYDMMKYPRVDEYMSTPVVVVRPDDSLARARRLMIRYRIGRLVVIDDQERPIGIITKADFVRLASGQLTRRPLDAIIVKEVMTENPVVIRSDRSLREAARLMLQHKVGGLPVVDESGKLVGMITKTDVVRAYAEKLRGKYKVKDYMYVDAPQASLNHSVAYVVELLETHPARRVLVVDGGELVGIIAPSDIAFVNVIPRVVKGKSKISRRFFELPKGRIGPVYEYMLPTAQDIMTPDPVTIEAEEDLAAAAQLMIRHGFSSLPVMVEDSPVGVVVKHNILRAISES comes from the coding sequence ATGGTTAGAGGTTGTTACGATATGATGAAGTATCCACGCGTAGACGAATATATGTCCACACCTGTAGTAGTGGTTAGGCCAGATGATAGCCTTGCACGTGCAAGGAGGCTTATGATAAGATATCGTATAGGCAGGCTAGTCGTCATAGATGACCAGGAGAGACCTATTGGAATAATCACAAAGGCGGATTTTGTTAGGCTAGCGTCAGGCCAGCTTACCCGGCGTCCACTTGACGCAATAATAGTGAAAGAGGTCATGACTGAAAACCCGGTTGTTATACGTTCTGATCGGTCACTAAGGGAAGCAGCTAGGCTAATGCTGCAGCATAAAGTAGGTGGACTCCCTGTAGTAGATGAGAGTGGAAAACTAGTGGGTATGATAACGAAGACCGATGTAGTGAGGGCTTATGCCGAGAAACTCCGTGGAAAATATAAAGTAAAAGACTATATGTATGTAGACGCGCCGCAAGCATCGCTCAACCATAGTGTAGCGTACGTAGTAGAACTCCTAGAGACTCATCCTGCTCGTCGTGTGCTAGTAGTTGATGGGGGCGAGCTTGTAGGCATTATAGCTCCCAGTGATATAGCATTCGTAAATGTCATCCCGAGAGTGGTCAAGGGCAAGAGTAAGATATCTAGAAGGTTCTTCGAACTGCCAAAAGGTAGGATAGGTCCTGTATATGAATACATGCTGCCTACAGCCCAGGACATTATGACACCTGACCCAGTGACTATAGAGGCGGAGGAGGATCTTGCAGCAGCAGCTCAGTTAATGATAAGGCATGGGTTTAGCTCGCTTCCAGTTATGGTTGAGGACTCTCCGGTAGGAGTTGTGGTCAAACATAATATTCTACGGGCGATATCAGAGTCCTAG
- a CDS encoding CBS domain-containing protein encodes MYTTTTCTYVTEEILLHETILYIIWCLGLTARIADIFSPRYPYVLPDASFGELRRIVREQRVRMLPVVADEKKMKLLGIIRRGALLLVTSTRVEITAKDLVEEPSVVFLPSEDVTTAARNMLRADEWYAPVIDDEERYIGVLGLDDVIRYALDNYREKLQKPVSGIMETKVVYVEPDTPIYKVWQMMLSRRLAALPVIKSGKIIGVVAEHDLIMHGFTRPYLESPSGHRRGPTVGEVMSTPAVTVEPDVPIAEVASLMVERDIGRIYVTDENGILQGVVDRSDVVAAWLRELGLKPL; translated from the coding sequence GTGTATACCACTACAACCTGCACATATGTTACGGAAGAAATTTTACTTCATGAAACGATACTATACATTATATGGTGTTTAGGGCTGACTGCCCGTATAGCAGACATTTTCTCACCACGATACCCCTACGTACTGCCGGATGCGAGCTTTGGCGAGCTACGGCGTATTGTAAGGGAACAACGTGTTAGGATGTTGCCAGTAGTAGCTGATGAAAAGAAGATGAAGTTGCTAGGTATCATACGTAGAGGTGCCCTGCTTCTTGTAACATCTACACGTGTAGAGATAACTGCGAAAGACCTTGTAGAGGAACCTAGCGTGGTCTTCCTTCCCTCGGAGGATGTAACTACAGCTGCGCGTAATATGCTTCGTGCAGACGAATGGTATGCACCCGTTATCGACGATGAGGAGAGATATATTGGTGTACTCGGTCTTGATGATGTGATAAGGTATGCCCTAGATAACTATCGGGAAAAGCTGCAAAAGCCCGTGTCGGGTATTATGGAGACAAAGGTAGTCTATGTAGAGCCAGATACACCAATATATAAGGTATGGCAAATGATGCTTTCCCGCCGTCTTGCAGCTCTACCAGTCATAAAGAGTGGAAAAATAATTGGTGTAGTAGCGGAACACGATCTGATAATGCATGGCTTTACACGCCCGTACCTTGAATCGCCGTCGGGTCATCGTAGAGGTCCTACGGTAGGTGAAGTTATGTCAACTCCTGCAGTAACGGTTGAGCCAGATGTTCCTATAGCAGAGGTGGCGTCACTCATGGTTGAACGCGATATTGGTAGAATCTATGTTACTGACGAGAATGGCATATTGCAAGGAGTAGTAGACAGAAGCGATGTTGTTGCAGCGTGGCTTAGAGAACTCGGCTTAAAGCCATTATGA
- a CDS encoding CBS domain-containing protein: MIPSRRPEGIRWLRSDGTPNFSDRIHRSEGDAKILAKRPVYTTTKTATILGLAEDMSRYSVRAMPVVVPNQDKLEGIVTATDLVSYLGGGELFNIVVNRHKGNIYSALLKEHVASIMNPNPVYVTVNEKLTKILEIMVTKNVGVVPVVFEDGTLWGIITEHDLVEHLAEKTTGRKVSEVMTTNVITIDASATIKEAAEMMIKYGVRRLPITEDGALWGMITAKDIVRFFGSHDVFRFIETDSIDEALKAPVKLVGLSGYVTIDPDADVGDAATIMKNKGVSSLLVVKDDELVGIITERDVLYALATMPD; the protein is encoded by the coding sequence ATGATACCGTCAAGGAGACCCGAAGGTATACGTTGGCTTAGGAGTGACGGTACACCCAACTTCAGTGACCGGATTCACCGGAGCGAAGGAGACGCCAAGATATTGGCAAAACGCCCCGTATACACTACCACTAAGACCGCCACTATACTGGGTCTCGCTGAAGACATGAGCAGATATAGTGTAAGAGCAATGCCAGTAGTGGTTCCGAATCAAGACAAACTTGAAGGAATAGTGACAGCAACAGATCTTGTAAGCTATCTCGGTGGAGGTGAACTGTTTAATATAGTAGTTAATCGTCATAAAGGAAACATATATTCAGCTCTACTAAAGGAGCATGTAGCATCCATAATGAATCCTAACCCAGTATATGTCACAGTTAACGAGAAGTTAACCAAGATACTAGAGATAATGGTTACCAAAAACGTCGGTGTTGTACCAGTAGTATTCGAAGACGGGACATTATGGGGTATAATAACAGAGCATGATCTCGTGGAGCATCTGGCCGAGAAGACTACTGGCCGTAAAGTATCAGAAGTAATGACTACAAATGTAATCACAATTGATGCAAGTGCAACTATTAAGGAAGCAGCAGAAATGATGATAAAGTATGGTGTGCGACGTCTCCCAATTACCGAGGATGGCGCTCTCTGGGGAATGATAACAGCGAAAGACATAGTGAGATTCTTTGGCAGCCACGATGTCTTCAGGTTCATAGAAACCGACTCAATAGACGAAGCCCTAAAGGCCCCAGTAAAGCTTGTTGGCCTCAGTGGATATGTAACCATAGACCCGGATGCAGATGTAGGAGACGCAGCGACAATTATGAAGAATAAAGGTGTAAGTAGCCTCCTCGTTGTTAAAGACGATGAACTAGTAGGTATAATTACAGAGAGGGATGTGCTTTACGCCTTAGCCACAATGCCTGATTAA
- a CDS encoding HPP family protein, translated as MAITKKARDIMQTDYPAVDKDETLEHAVRVMKKYDSDRVLTFEDDKLVGIMTKKDIMVKLATLRTRNVALGRMHVSSFMTPDPKTVGLETDAATIAQVMVDEGIGSLPVVDDGKVAGLITRWEVANLVEEIGADVKVVDVMVTVPEVLRTTNKVLHARQLLLRYNVIFLPVLDEEGRLVGYLTVDEVADAFLAFHDIVPEKFRKERIEHLLVDDIMRLRPPTVSPDSSVVEALEKMRLKKTKGVAVVHDGKLVGIVTLNELVKLIATRGS; from the coding sequence ATGGCCATAACGAAGAAGGCTCGAGACATAATGCAGACCGATTACCCTGCTGTGGATAAGGATGAAACTCTCGAGCATGCTGTACGTGTGATGAAGAAGTATGATAGTGATCGTGTACTAACCTTTGAAGACGATAAACTGGTAGGTATAATGACTAAGAAAGATATAATGGTTAAACTAGCTACGCTACGGACAAGAAATGTTGCCCTAGGCAGAATGCATGTGTCAAGCTTCATGACGCCAGATCCTAAGACGGTAGGGCTAGAAACGGATGCAGCTACTATAGCGCAAGTTATGGTCGACGAAGGTATAGGTAGTCTCCCAGTAGTTGATGATGGTAAGGTTGCTGGTCTTATAACGCGTTGGGAGGTAGCAAACCTGGTAGAAGAGATAGGTGCAGACGTGAAGGTTGTTGATGTCATGGTTACGGTACCGGAGGTACTGCGGACAACCAATAAGGTTCTACATGCAAGGCAGCTTCTGCTGCGCTACAATGTGATCTTCCTGCCAGTGCTTGATGAGGAGGGACGCTTAGTAGGTTACTTGACTGTGGATGAAGTTGCCGACGCTTTCCTAGCATTCCATGATATAGTTCCAGAGAAATTCCGTAAAGAGCGTATAGAGCATCTACTAGTAGACGATATCATGAGGTTACGCCCTCCGACGGTGTCGCCAGACAGTAGTGTAGTCGAAGCACTAGAGAAGATGAGACTGAAGAAAACTAAGGGCGTAGCAGTAGTCCATGATGGTAAACTGGTCGGCATAGTAACTCTTAATGAGTTAGTCAAGCTAATTGCAACTAGGGGGTCATAA
- a CDS encoding tRNA(Phe) 7-((3-amino-3-carboxypropyl)-4-demethylwyosine(37)-N(4))-methyltransferase codes for MAQSGGKTWQEAKIEAWERLWEDLRIGYLDEDILDVLIEIFLRPGSYPKSSCSGRITVIDAKYPWAKDDTMTVFKKHSMVSYEEIERVLSRPWAYRLWLSVQGPIYHVYVDSLSEAEEILAAAREAGFKHSGVMVLGDTPLVELRTGVRADVLLADEENILVDEEALRRIVDTVNDVLQQAKERNRRLLSALRRRRSRELWQPAVEKARQLGFLE; via the coding sequence ATGGCGCAGAGCGGAGGAAAAACCTGGCAGGAGGCAAAGATAGAGGCCTGGGAGAGGCTATGGGAAGATCTAAGGATAGGCTATCTTGACGAAGACATACTGGACGTCTTAATAGAGATCTTCCTTAGACCAGGTAGCTATCCTAAGAGCAGTTGCTCCGGTAGAATAACAGTGATAGACGCCAAGTACCCATGGGCTAAAGACGACACGATGACAGTCTTCAAAAAGCACAGCATGGTTAGCTACGAGGAGATAGAAAGGGTACTCTCAAGGCCCTGGGCGTACCGGCTCTGGCTCAGCGTGCAGGGGCCGATATACCATGTATATGTCGACAGTCTGTCAGAAGCCGAGGAGATACTCGCAGCGGCACGAGAAGCAGGGTTCAAACACAGCGGAGTAATGGTGCTCGGCGATACTCCTCTCGTTGAACTCCGCACCGGAGTACGCGCCGACGTACTGCTTGCCGACGAAGAGAATATTCTTGTGGATGAGGAGGCATTGCGCCGCATAGTGGACACTGTTAACGATGTGCTGCAGCAGGCTAAGGAGAGGAACAGGAGGCTACTATCGGCTCTACGTAGGAGAAGGTCTCGTGAACTATGGCAGCCAGCTGTCGAGAAAGCACGGCAACTAGGTTTCCTAGAATAG